In a genomic window of Enterobacter asburiae:
- a CDS encoding LysR family transcriptional regulator yields the protein MKADLRTLDLNLLKTLDALLDERSVTRAAARLALTQPAVSGMLNRLRDYFNDPLFIRAPHGMVPTTRSEALAAPVKRILADIDVLLQPVAFDPITATLTFTLAATDYALRAVVVPFIAALKVQAPGIRVRVVPVESGRLVSQLEQGSVDVALITPHTTPDELHSRALYDERYVCMMRADHPDAGKTMALDRFCTLEHVLVSYEGDGFRGVTDGALEKIGRMRHVGLSVSNFLVLPDVLALSDMIAVVPSRIAENQTGMFVCETPVAVPGFTKSMAWHGRTHRNPSQAWLRGLLLETSQRA from the coding sequence ATGAAAGCGGATCTTCGCACGCTGGATCTTAACCTGCTGAAAACGCTCGACGCCCTGCTGGATGAACGCAGTGTCACCCGCGCGGCGGCGCGTCTTGCCCTGACCCAGCCCGCCGTAAGCGGCATGCTCAACCGCCTGCGGGATTACTTCAACGATCCGCTCTTCATCCGCGCCCCGCATGGGATGGTGCCAACTACACGCTCTGAAGCGTTAGCCGCTCCGGTGAAGCGTATACTTGCTGATATCGACGTGCTGTTACAGCCCGTGGCTTTTGACCCGATCACCGCAACGCTCACCTTCACCCTCGCCGCGACCGACTACGCCCTGCGCGCGGTGGTCGTACCTTTTATCGCCGCCCTTAAAGTGCAGGCGCCTGGCATTCGCGTGCGCGTGGTGCCCGTGGAATCTGGTCGCCTGGTCAGCCAGCTTGAACAGGGCAGCGTTGACGTGGCGCTGATCACCCCACATACCACGCCCGATGAGCTTCACAGCCGGGCGCTTTATGATGAACGGTACGTTTGCATGATGCGCGCCGACCATCCGGATGCGGGAAAGACTATGGCGTTAGACCGATTCTGCACTCTGGAGCATGTGCTGGTCTCTTACGAAGGCGACGGTTTTCGTGGCGTTACCGATGGTGCGCTGGAGAAAATTGGCCGCATGCGGCACGTGGGGCTTTCAGTGAGCAACTTTTTGGTCCTGCCGGACGTGCTGGCTCTCAGCGATATGATTGCCGTCGTGCCGTCACGCATAGCGGAAAACCAGACGGGGATGTTCGTGTGCGAAACACCAGTGGCCGTACCCGGCTTTACCAAAAGTATGGCCTGGCACGGCAGAACGCACCGCAATCCCTCGCAGGCGTGGCTGCGCGGGCTGTTGCTGGAAACCAGTCAGCGAGCCTGA
- a CDS encoding DUF1198 domain-containing protein → MVWIMLATLAVVFVVGFRVLTSDSRRAIKRLSERLGITPMPVESMIDQFGKTPGNEFIRYLERPDEAHLQNAAQVLLIWQVCIVDGSEENLHTWHRLLRKARLAAPITDAQIRLALGFMREMEPDPQELNAFQLRYNQLFLPEEGVFYLH, encoded by the coding sequence ATGGTCTGGATAATGCTGGCAACGCTTGCCGTGGTCTTTGTGGTGGGATTTCGCGTCCTGACCTCAGATTCCCGCCGCGCCATCAAACGTTTAAGCGAGCGTCTGGGCATTACCCCAATGCCTGTTGAGTCGATGATCGATCAGTTCGGTAAAACGCCGGGCAATGAGTTTATCCGCTACCTTGAGCGCCCGGACGAGGCGCATCTGCAAAACGCCGCGCAGGTGCTGCTTATCTGGCAGGTCTGCATTGTCGACGGTAGCGAAGAGAACCTGCATACCTGGCACCGCCTGCTGCGTAAAGCTCGCCTGGCCGCGCCGATTACCGATGCACAAATTCGTCTGGCGCTTGGCTTTATGCGCGAGATGGAACCTGACCCGCAGGAGCTTAACGCCTTTCAACTGCGTTATAACCAGCTCTTCCTGCCGGAAGAGGGCGTGTTTTACCTGCACTGA
- a CDS encoding SRPBCC domain-containing protein: protein MKQSAIIWPNDYLPGTTDNFASNEIIVAGLSAKEIWAQLNDTTLWPSYYSNAEDIRFHDGSGPALSANARFRFTTFGFPVEAQVTEYVPPVDGEAARIAWHGWVEGDANSRLDVIHAWLFEDLPGNRVRILTQESQKGAPAQELARAVPNPMINGHQEWIVGLANAAMQEKLSNR, encoded by the coding sequence ATGAAACAATCCGCCATTATCTGGCCGAACGACTACCTGCCAGGCACTACCGATAACTTTGCATCTAACGAAATCATCGTCGCCGGGCTGAGCGCGAAAGAGATCTGGGCGCAGCTCAACGACACCACCCTGTGGCCGTCTTATTACAGCAACGCCGAGGATATCCGTTTCCATGACGGCAGCGGCCCGGCGTTGAGTGCTAACGCTCGCTTTCGCTTTACCACCTTTGGCTTTCCGGTTGAGGCGCAGGTAACGGAGTATGTTCCACCTGTGGACGGTGAAGCCGCGCGTATCGCGTGGCACGGCTGGGTGGAAGGGGATGCGAATTCTCGTCTGGATGTGATCCACGCCTGGCTGTTTGAAGACCTGCCCGGAAACCGAGTGCGGATTCTGACTCAGGAATCGCAGAAAGGCGCACCAGCGCAGGAACTTGCTCGCGCCGTGCCGAACCCGATGATTAACGGGCATCAGGAGTGGATCGTCGGGCTGGCGAATGCGGCGATGCAAGAAAAGTTGTCAAATCGTTAA
- the nepI gene encoding purine ribonucleoside efflux pump NepI: MTEHIQPTTRPQTNEVSRPNWSAVFSVAFCVACLITVEFLPVSLLTPMAQDLGISEGVAGQSVTVTAFVAMFASLFITQVIGTIDRRKVVILFSVLLTLSCLLVSFAESFTLLLLGRACLGLGLGGFWAMSASLTMRLVPARTVPKALSVIFGAVSIALVIAAPLGSFLGGIIGWRNVFNAAAVMGLLCIIWVWKALPSLPGEAAHHKQNMFSLLKRPGVLAGMTAIFMAFAGQFAFFTYIRPVYMTMAGFDVDGLTLVLLSFGIASFVGTSLSSQFLKRSLKVALAGAPLVLAASATVLVLWGSDKWVASAIAIIWGFAFALVPVGWSTWITRSLADQAEKAGSIQVAVIQLANTCGAAIGGVALDHLGLTSPLVISGTLMLLTALLVAGKVKAK; encoded by the coding sequence ATGACAGAACATATCCAGCCCACGACCAGACCGCAGACCAACGAGGTTTCTCGGCCCAACTGGTCGGCGGTTTTCTCCGTGGCGTTCTGCGTCGCCTGCCTGATTACCGTTGAGTTTCTGCCGGTAAGCCTCCTGACGCCGATGGCGCAGGATCTGGGCATTTCCGAAGGCGTGGCGGGGCAGTCCGTTACCGTCACCGCCTTCGTGGCGATGTTCGCCAGCCTGTTTATCACCCAGGTGATTGGCACCATCGACCGCCGCAAGGTGGTCATTCTGTTCAGCGTGCTGCTGACGCTCTCCTGCCTGCTGGTCTCCTTCGCGGAAAGCTTCACCCTGCTGCTGCTCGGTCGCGCCTGCCTGGGGCTGGGGCTCGGCGGCTTCTGGGCGATGTCGGCCTCGCTGACTATGCGCCTGGTGCCCGCGCGCACGGTGCCAAAAGCGCTTTCCGTTATCTTCGGTGCGGTCTCTATCGCGCTGGTGATCGCCGCGCCGCTGGGCAGCTTCCTCGGTGGGATTATCGGCTGGCGTAACGTCTTTAACGCCGCGGCGGTGATGGGCCTGCTCTGTATCATTTGGGTGTGGAAAGCGCTGCCGTCGCTGCCGGGCGAAGCGGCGCACCACAAACAGAACATGTTCAGCCTGCTCAAGCGGCCGGGCGTGCTGGCGGGGATGACCGCGATCTTCATGGCCTTTGCCGGGCAGTTTGCCTTCTTCACCTATATCCGCCCGGTGTACATGACCATGGCGGGTTTTGACGTTGACGGCCTGACGCTGGTGCTGCTGAGCTTCGGTATCGCCAGCTTTGTCGGCACCTCGCTGTCGTCGCAGTTCCTGAAACGCTCCCTGAAGGTGGCGCTGGCGGGCGCGCCGCTGGTGCTGGCGGCGAGCGCCACGGTGCTGGTGCTGTGGGGCAGCGATAAGTGGGTGGCGTCTGCCATCGCGATTATCTGGGGCTTTGCCTTTGCGCTGGTGCCGGTGGGCTGGTCGACGTGGATCACCCGCTCTCTGGCCGATCAGGCGGAAAAAGCCGGGTCGATTCAGGTGGCGGTAATCCAGCTGGCGAACACCTGCGGCGCGGCTATTGGCGGCGTGGCGCTTGACCATCTGGGGCTGACGTCACCGCTGGTGATTTCCGGTACGCTGATGCTGCTGACGGCGCTGCTGGTGGCGGGGAAGGTTAAGGCGAAGTAG
- a CDS encoding EamA family transporter yields the protein MGSTRKGMLNVLIAAVLWGSSGVCAQYIMEKSHISSPYLTMVRLLFTGVILLTLSFVHGDKIFSVIKNRKDALSLLFFSLVGALTVQLTFLLTIEKSNAATATVLQFLSPTIIVAWFALARKKRPGVFVLSAIFTSLIGTFLLVTHGDPTSLSISPAALFFGIASAFAAAFYTTYPSTLIARYGTLPIVGWSMLIAGLMLTPFYAGRGTTFVIDGGLLLAFFYLVVIGTALTFSLYLKGAQMIGGPKASILSCAEPLSSALLSVVLLGVAFTLPDWLGTLLIVSSVVLISMDSRRRIKASA from the coding sequence ATGGGTTCCACACGTAAAGGGATGCTGAACGTCCTGATCGCCGCCGTTTTATGGGGCAGCTCGGGGGTTTGCGCGCAGTACATCATGGAGAAAAGCCACATTTCTTCGCCTTACCTGACCATGGTTCGCCTGCTGTTTACCGGCGTGATCCTCCTGACGCTCTCCTTCGTTCACGGCGACAAGATTTTCTCGGTCATCAAAAACCGCAAGGACGCCCTCAGCCTGCTGTTTTTCTCGCTGGTCGGCGCGCTCACCGTGCAGCTCACCTTCCTGCTGACGATTGAAAAATCCAACGCGGCGACCGCTACCGTGCTGCAGTTTCTGTCACCGACCATCATTGTGGCGTGGTTCGCCCTGGCGCGGAAAAAGCGTCCCGGCGTATTTGTCCTGTCAGCGATTTTTACGTCGTTGATCGGCACTTTCCTGCTGGTGACCCACGGCGATCCGACCTCGCTCTCCATTTCCCCTGCCGCGTTGTTCTTCGGTATCGCCTCGGCGTTTGCCGCCGCGTTTTATACGACCTATCCGTCGACGCTGATCGCCCGCTACGGCACGCTGCCGATTGTCGGCTGGAGCATGCTGATTGCCGGATTGATGCTGACGCCGTTCTACGCCGGGCGCGGCACCACTTTCGTGATTGACGGCGGCCTGCTGCTGGCGTTTTTCTATCTGGTGGTGATTGGCACGGCGCTGACGTTCAGCCTGTACCTGAAAGGCGCGCAGATGATTGGCGGACCGAAGGCGAGCATTCTGAGCTGCGCCGAGCCGCTGAGCAGCGCGCTGCTGTCGGTGGTGTTGCTGGGGGTGGCGTTCACCCTGCCGGACTGGCTGGGCACGCTGCTGATCGTGTCGTCGGTGGTGCTGATTTCGATGGATTCGCGTAGAAGGATTAAGGCATCGGCGTAG